Within Gouania willdenowi chromosome 24, fGouWil2.1, whole genome shotgun sequence, the genomic segment tgacaatgaaaaataaaaggaaaatagtacagtattttctagtttttttcccaaaaaaaaaagttttctacagtcccattttgtaaaataaatcgtgagagaatcatatcgtgaacccagtatcgtgaatcaaatcgtatcgggagttgagtgaatcgttacatccctacacatTACAcaaatcacactacaaatggCGGTGCACAACTTAAACATGACATAAATACCTCGTTGGCTGCTTGTCATGAAAAGAGAAACTTAAAGATGCTCCACACAGTGTGAACTTAAAGATGATGCAGTAGTGTAAGCTTGTAGATGCTCCATACACACACAACTTGGTCCAACAGTACACGTTTCTTACACAAGGTTAAACCCGATCAAACTTATCTGCGCTCCGTCTCCGCTCTGACTGTGCATCGGTTAATTGCGTCGTGCTGATACCTGAAGCTAAACAAAGGTTCCGCCCTAGAAATACAGGTAAATAATCAAAACAATTAAACAACTTTAGTTATAAATTTCTTTTCAACATTAAACATTATGTAAACCATTTTACTTCACTCATAAATCATGAACTCTTTaccttttaataaaatatataaagtataaacatttaagCAGCAAACCTTTCACACAGcacttacatacagtatatatatttattgaagaTAACTTGAACTGAAGTTTAGACTTGGTGTCGTGATGTTTTCTATatctttaactttattttaaaatgaggtTTGAGATAAATGTATTGATTATTTTGACTATAGACTGGATAGAAATGTCTTTGTTGAACTTCAGTCTGTTATTACCAAAtagttataataaaaacaagattattaattaaaataaagtgcaggAAGATGATGGAAACGTATAGATTTATAAAGTTCCAGTGTCAGAATGAAATTGAACCTTAAACATTGAAactattgcacttttacattcagctgctgaggcacagcagtGTGTCCACATTACTACAGGACTGAATCAGTGCTAAATACTAGAAGTTCTCCCAGTGAGATGGACTCAGAAACATTAGTAAAGGAACGTTCCACAACTATGAGAGTGTCCTGTTCAtgtgctgcttgtctctgtccCTCAGTGTGTGGACATGTCTGCTGCCTGCAGTGGGACGTCTGGAGATCACTTCCTGTGCTCCATCTGTCTGGAGGTCTTCACTGATCCAGTCACCACACCATGTGGACACAACTTCTGTGAATTATGCATCAGCAAACACTGGGACACCAATGTGGACTACAAGTGTCCCATATGTAATCACATGTTCGGCATCAAACCTCAGCTGAAGGTCAACACTTTGATGCATGAGATGGTTTCTCAGTTCAGACGTGAATCAGAGCAGAAAGCAGCAGCTCCAGGAGAAGTTCTCTGTGACGTCTGCACTGGAACCAAAGTGAAGGCCCTGAAGTCCTGCCTGGACTGTGTGATCTCCTACTGTAGGACTCACCTGGACCTTCATCTGACAGCACCAGGCCTGAGAAGACATCAGCTGGTGGAGCCTGTGGAGAACCTGGAAACCAGGATGTGTCCAAAGCACAGCAAACCTCTGGAGATGTTCTGTAAGAGTGATCAGACCTGTGTCTGCTTGATGTGTTCAGTTATGGAGCACAAGAGTCACCAGTTAGTCCCTCTGAGAGAAGAGTGTGAAGAGAAGAAGGTGGAGCTGGAGAAGATAGAGGCTGACCTTCAgcagatgatccagaagagacGAGAGAAACTGGAGGAGATCAGAGAGTCAGTGAGGATCAGGAAGGATGCTGCAGACAGAGTGATAGCTGAAGGTGTGGAGATGTTCACTGCTCTGATGGAGCTTGTTCAGAGAGACCTGAAGGAGCTGATGGAGAAGATGGAGGAGCAACAGGaagcagaagagagagaggctgaaggtttgatcaaagagctggaggaggaaatctctgagctgatgaagagaagctctgaggtggagcagctctcccactctgaagaccacctccacctcctccaacaCTTCTGCTCCCTGAAAGCTCCTCCAGCCACCAAGGACTGGACAGAGGTCATGGTCCGTCCATCATCATATGAGGGGACTGTGCTGAGAGCTTTGACTCAGCtggaggacacactcagtgacaagatgaagatgaagatgatgaagatgatgaaggtgatgcaGCAGTTTGCAGTAGATGTGACTCTTGATCCTCTTACAGCTCATCCTAACCTCgtcctgtctgatgatggaaaaCAAGTGAAACACAGTGATGTGAAGAAGAAAGTTCCAGATAATCCAGAGAGAATTTCttgttatttctttgttttaggAAAACAGAGTTTCAGTTCAGGAACATTTTACTTTGAGGTTCAGGTTGAAGGAAAAACTACCTGGGTTTTAGGAGTCGCCTCAGAATCCATCAACAGGAAGAGAAACATCTCTGTGAGTCCTCAGGATGGTTACTGGGCTCTGAGACTCATAAATAGAAATGAGTATCTAGCATGTGAAGATCCTCGAGTcattcttcatctgaagtgtgttcctgagaaggtgggtgtgtttgtggactatgaggagggtgtggtctccttttatgatgtagatgctgcagctctgatctactccttcactcactgctgcttcactcaCAAACTTCATCCATTATTTAGTCCCTGTTTAAACGATGGTGGTAAAAACTCAGCACCTCTGATCATctgtcctgtcaatcaaagaaaaTGATCAGTGTCATGATGAAGCCTCACCAACAATGGATTCAATGGTTCTCTGTGAGTTCTCCCACCTTTGGGCTCCAGGATCCTTTAGAGGGAGAACATTTACTGAGGACTTCCTCCTGATCCTCACACTGATTATTACACAATGCTTACACACACGTGTTCAATGTTTCAATGGAATGAATTAAAAAGAGTTGAAAGTGAATCAAACAATCCTGACTCGTTCCTGATCAACTCTGGGAATGTAATCATGTCAtatttggtgtttggattgtgataagatttgtttgtttttctttttaaatattactaaattgtTGAATTGTTCAAACATGTTTTagaattagttaaaagttgttagtggataataaaatatgaacatgatgattttctaagaaatgtaatgaaaataaacaattgcattgagaaaataaagtgttgcatgtttaAACTTCAACGTTTCCTACTTTTTTAAGTCTATACTTACAATTATTACTCCTTCTGAGATTGATCTGACTCACAACATCTAACACTGAATACCTTTGAAAATGACCttgaaccctgtggatgacctgAAACATGACAAAGTACCAGTAGATCTTTGGTTCTTATGGACCACATAGGCCTCAGACATCCTGCATTGGCCACGTAGTCAAACAAAGGTGTATCTGACTTCTTAAGGTCCTCAATGGTTGCTCAGATACCTTCTCACTTTAGATTCGCCCATGCACAGCTAACACCATGTCTTTCTATTATGAAACAGCTTTTGGCACATACCATTGTATATATCACCTCTCCTCTGTAtagttaatatatttgtattttttaattgtacaggTGTTTTGCATTTAATGTTCAGGTTTTGTTGAGTAACAGTGTTTCATGCCACTGTTAGTTATTATAGTTCTTTTATCtcgatttattcctttattacgtaggcattcactggcggtcggcaaagcaagaatttcattgtacagggaaacgtgtttctaactgtacagatgacaataaacactttgatttgatttgatttgatttaacaTTACATCCCCAACAACACGTTCACCAACAATTTCATCTCCTGCTTGGACAATTTTAGATTTAAGCAATTTGTTAATGCTCATACTCATTCCAAGTTGGTAAACTTATCACTGTACAAAATCAAAACACCCCGTCACATTTCATTTagaagtttaaaaaacattgattgtATACCCATTACACTGCTCACAcatcatttacactgatgtccaccccatattcaTTTATTCCACTGTAttcctgtatcatgtttttctgcagtcagtgtcttctcctcgttcttctctctctgctctgtttcaggtgaagctgatgatgtcacttcctgatctgtggttcacggctcaactagtctggaacactctgatgttctatctctctatcctgttctgttggtccttctgtccactaaccacaaccagtccacgcagatggctgccacctctgaacctggttctaatgaAGATTTCTtactgttaaaagggagttgtttcttcccactgtcgctaaatgcttgttcatgtgaatttatcattatgaattttatattttgataagcgcattgagatgactttgttgtaatttgtgctatacaaataaaatgaattgaattgaattgattcaTCAACTCTCTCTGCTGCCATAAATGACCACCTATCCAGTCCAGATGAACTGGTATCTCGCTACAACTCAACTACCTCCTGGATACTCTGGCAGCACTGAAAACCCGGTCTGTCACTTTCACACACTCTTCCCCTGGGACACCCCTGAACTCCGTCAGCTAAAAACTGAAGAATGCAACATGAGGAAAACAGTCATTTCTGCCCCACCTCCAACCTCCCAATTCTTTCCAAAGTTCTAAAAAAAGTTGTTGCTGCACAAATCCACGTCCACCTCCCTAGCATTAACCTCTACGAACAGTTCCAATCAGGTTTCCGTGCACAACACAGCACCGAAACAGCACTGGTAAAGATTACTGACGACTTTCTAATggcagctgattctggccttcTCTCCATCCTCATCCTTCTTGACTTCTCTGCCACTACTGACAGTTTCCTATCATATCCTCCTCCATTGTCGTTTTTCTCTTGGGTTTAACAGAAGAATACTTACCTGGTTCACCTCATGCCTCTCCATTTTCATTCCCAACCCTCCCCAGTCAACAGTGGTGTGCCCCAGGGTTCTGTCCTGGGGCCCCTTCTCTTCACCATCTATCTACTCCCACAAGGCAATATTTTCAGGAAACATGGACTCAACTTCCACTGCTACGTAGTAGACATCCAACATCTCCCCTCTAAGCCCAACATGCGTCTGGTGcctgagaaataaaatgtgttattattattattacaagaaGTTATTATTAGTAAAAAACCAGACACTAGTGGTGTGTACACTACAGAATGTCTAGAGGATCAGGTTTAATTCCACACATTGTTGTGGACAGATTGGTAAAGGTTTTCTGAGGACCAATCAGGAGTTATTGGCTGCATCTGTGATGTTCTCCATCAGCTGACTCTAATCAGTAGCTCAGAGTCTATATAGGGGGCATTTACTATCAGAGAGTCATCACCATCAGGTGACTTTATGTTCTGTTGTTTTCAGTTTGATGAAGAATCATTTTGACCAGTTTCTCCTCCTGTCTAATGACTTCACCTTCACTTTTGGTTTTAGGTCCAAACCTTTAGTTTGTCCATCATTTTGGTAGAATCAGTGGgaataattatataatttaatcacatCAAACCTCTCAGTAGTTTATACACTGTAGTCTTTATTTATTGTTGgtgcaataaaaacatgtaCTGTCAGCTTACATACATTAACCAGGTCAATGTTCTCCAAATAACAGAAGTAAGAGAACAGATCCATAAactgtttttgatattttttattcatttctctCATGAATGTGGAGCAGAAACACATTGGTCATGTTTAGTCTCCATGGATACTGATGTCCAGTTCAACCATCATTAGATTAcagtaacaaaaaaacactggaaTTTGTGGACTACAGAGAGTACAGAACCACTGACgttaatatattttaacaaATCAGTGATTTATGATCACTTTAACAAACAAGATAACATACAACATTCTCTCAGTGatacaacaatacacaatatttacaaacatgAATTAAATACACCACCAAATACAGTTCAACAACCAAAACAACATGAGAAAAAGCaccaaaaaggaaaatataaaagaaaagaaaataagaacATTGTACAAGgggtatttaaaataaataaataaataaatttaacctaattatcaaattaaatcattttctTACATGAACATTTTCCATTTTGTCTAGGAGTCTTTGAAACAAGAAGTCATTGACAAAACTGTGTCCGAGCATTGGACACATTAAAGTGAtgagcagacacctctgaagaagactggcagttgacagtcgaaacagggcaggagatcaaagtaaacttcctgaaaaaagttgtctgaataaatgaagttataataatgataataaaaaaaagccaaaacagtTCATAAAAACACACGTCTAGTGTTTATTAAACGGCTGAAtgtgtgataaccacatttatttatgtattcatctgaataatatccactgttatccaagaagttaactattatttgggccattgtatatagtcatcttaaagatgtaaatccttgttttaatcagaaaataaaattggtcaaaagtgacaaaaatggtgaaaaaggtggtgaaatgggatttttttttaaaaaaacagagtaattggttaaaagttacaaattagtgggtaaaaacagacagaaaaagtggtaaaaagggttcaatgtgtcaatattggaacaatttgtttaaactggcaaaaaatgggcacgacaaatcatgaatgtggttaaaatggcaaaattaagcatgaattatggtgaaaaaaggttaaaagtaacaataatggatcaacatatgtgacattaggtggaaaagtggtggaaagggtttataagtgctgaacatgtctggaaagtggataaaaaatgcagaaaagttattgaaatgtgatgtaaaagtgtcagaaatgggagaaatgtagcaaaaatacattaaaaggatcaaaaatatggaaagaaaaagtgatgaaaatagattaaaatatggaaagtttggtgtagttgcagaaaaaagggtaaaaataagcaaaaatgggctgaaattgttcaacaGTGAAAGTCCTGGTGTAGATGAGTAATATCTGCTGTGTCAGTGTCATGAAGGCAGAAGAAAAAGCTCAACAAGGTGTGAGTTcagtcaattttatttatttattttactgaccATGCCAAAAAGATGACAACCAATCCATCCTGGAAGACACACAGTTACAGCAGGAACACAATGACATCTTCAACCAAGTCAGTATGACTCATCAACTTTTTCTGTTCTCAGATCAAGTCCAACGTCTAAACTTAGGAAATAATGACACAGACGTGTTTTAAAAAGTGTgaactgctgctgtgctgatgatgtcatcttCAGATCAAACAGTACGTGTGCTTTGGATTGTGCttggttaaataataataataataataataataataataacactacaCTACAGCTACACTTTTACAGAGAATGATGAAGAATAATTCACTTTTATACACTGACGCtccaaaaagactaaaaaaatctTCCCGTAATGTTGcaatgttcttatt encodes:
- the LOC114457558 gene encoding E3 ubiquitin-protein ligase TRIM39-like produces the protein MSAACSGTSGDHFLCSICLEVFTDPVTTPCGHNFCELCISKHWDTNVDYKCPICNHMFGIKPQLKVNTLMHEMVSQFRRESEQKAAAPGEVLCDVCTGTKVKALKSCLDCVISYCRTHLDLHLTAPGLRRHQLVEPVENLETRMCPKHSKPLEMFCKSDQTCVCLMCSVMEHKSHQLVPLREECEEKKVELEKIEADLQQMIQKRREKLEEIRESVRIRKDAADRVIAEGVEMFTALMELVQRDLKELMEKMEEQQEAEEREAEGLIKELEEEISELMKRSSEVEQLSHSEDHLHLLQHFCSLKAPPATKDWTEVMVRPSSYEGTVLRALTQLEDTLSDKMKMKMMKMMKVMQQFAVDVTLDPLTAHPNLVLSDDGKQVKHSDVKKKVPDNPERISCYFFVLGKQSFSSGTFYFEVQVEGKTTWVLGVASESINRKRNISVSPQDGYWALRLINRNEYLACEDPRVILHLKCVPEKVGVFVDYEEGVVSFYDVDAAALIYSFTHCCFTHKLHPLFSPCLNDGGKNSAPLIICPVNQRK